One Cervus canadensis isolate Bull #8, Minnesota chromosome 1, ASM1932006v1, whole genome shotgun sequence genomic window carries:
- the FZD2 gene encoding frizzled-2 has protein sequence MRPRSALPRLLLPLLLLPAAGPAQFHGEKGISIPDHGFCQPISIPLCTDIAYNQTIMPNLLGHTNQEDAGLEVHQFYPLVKVQCSPELRFFLCSMYAPVCTVLEQAIPPCRSICERARQGCEALMNKFGFQWPERLRCEHFPRHGAEQICVGQNHSEDGAPALLTTAPPPGLQPGAGGTPGGPGGGGSPPRYATLEHPFHCPRVLKVPSYLSYKFLGERDCAAPCEPARPDGSMFFSQEETRFARLWILTWSVLCCASTFFTVTTYLVDMQRFRYPERPIIFLSGCYTMVSVAYIAGFVLQERVVCNERFSEDGYRTVVQGTKKEGCTILFMMLYFFSMASSIWWVILSLTWFLAAGMKWGHEAIEANSQYFHLAAWAVPAVKTITILAMGQIDGDLLSGVCFVGLNSLDPLRGFVLAPLFVYLFIGTSFLLAGFVSLFRIRTIMKHDGTKTEKLERLMVRIGVFSVLYTVPATIVIACYFYEQAFREHWERSWVSQHCKSLAIPCPAHYTPRMSPDFTVYMIKYLMTLIVGITSGFWIWSGKTLHSWRKFYTRLTNSRHGETTVSLFKENSAQQPHQSLETSQRR, from the exons ATGCGGCCTCGCAGCGCCCTGCCCCGCCtgttgctgccgctgctgctgctgcccgcCGCCGGGCCGGCCCAATTCCACGGAGAGAAGGGCATATCCATCCCGGACCACGGCTTCTGCCAGCCCATCTCCATCCCGTTGTGCACGGACATCGCCTACAACCAGACCATCATGCCCAACCTTCTGGGCCATACGAACCAAGAGGACGCCGGACTGGAGGTGCACCAGTTCTACCCGTTGGTAAAAGTGCAGTGCTCGCCCGAACTGCGCTTCTTCCTGTGCTCGATGTACGCGCCCGTGTGCACCGTGCTGGAGCAGGCCATCCCGCCGTGCCGCTCCATCTGCGAGCGCGCGCGCCAGGGCTGCGAGGCGCTCATGAACAAGTTCGGTTTCCAGTGGCCGGAGCGCCTGCGCTGCGAGCACTTCCCCCGCCACGGCGCGGAGCAGATCTGCGTGGGCCAGAACCACTCGGAGGACGGCGCGCCCGCGCTTCTCACCACCGCGCCGCCGCCCGGCCTGCAGCCGGGTGCGGGAGGCACCCCGGGCGGCCCGGGTGGCGGCGGCTCGCCCCCGCGCTATGCCACGCTGGAGCACCCGTTCCACTGTCCGCGCGTCCTCAAGGTGCCGTCCTATCTCAGCTACAAGTTCCTGGGCGAGCGCGACTGCGCGGCTCCCTGCGAGCCGGCGCGGCCGGACGGCTCCATGTTCTTCTCGCAGGAGGAGACGCGCTTTGCGCGCCTCTGGATCCTCACCTGGTCTGTGCTGTGCTGCGCCTCCACCTTCTTCACCGTCACCACGTACCTGGTAGACATGCAGCGCTTCCGCTACCCCGAGCGGCCCATCATCTTTCTGTCCGGCTGCTACACCATGGTGTCGGTGGCCTACATCGCGGGCTTCGTGCTCCAGGAGCGCGTGGTGTGTAACGAGCGCTTCTCCGAGGACGGCTACCGCACGGTGGTGCAGGGCACCAAGAAGGAGGGCTGCACCATCCTCTTCATGATGCTCTACTTCTTCAGCATGGCCAGTTCCATCTGGTGGGTCATCTTGTCGCTCACCTGGTTCCTGGCGGCCGGCATGAAGTGGGGCCACGAGGCCATCGAGGCCAACTCGCAGTACTTTCACCTGGCCGCGTGGGCCGTGCCCGCCGTCAAGACCATCACGATCCTGGCTATGGGCCAGATTGACGGCGACCTGCTGAGCGGCGTGTGCTTCGTGGGCCTCAATAGCCTGGACCCGTTGCGGGGCTTCGTGCTGGCGCCGCTCTTCGTGTACCTGTTCATAGGCACGTCCTTCCTCCTGGCCGGCTTCGTGTCCCTCTTCCGCATCCGCACCATCATGAAACACGACGGTACCAAGACGGAGAAACTGGAGCGGCTGATGGTGCGCATCGGCGTCTTCTCGGTGCTCTACACGGTGCCCGCCACCATCGTCATCGCCTGCTACTTCTACGAGCAGGCCTTCCGAGAGCACTGGGAGCGCTCGTGGGTGAGCCAGCACTGCAAGAGCCTGGCCATCCCGTGCCCGGCGCACTACACGCCGCGCATGTCTCCCGACTTCACCGTCTACATGATCAAATACCTCATGACGCTCATCGTGGGCATCACGTCGGGCTTCTGGATCTGGTCCGGCAAGACGCTGCACTCGTGGAGGAAGTTCTACACCCGTCTCACCAACAGCCGGCACGGGGAGACGACCGT gtcgctttttaaagaaaactctgCCCAACAGCCCCACCAG TCTTTGGAAACCTCCCAACGGAGATGA